In Nocardia asteroides, a single genomic region encodes these proteins:
- a CDS encoding DUF885 domain-containing protein gives MEAHPLVTEYLRLGLAFDRIEEGFVDAFTGDPELRRAVRDAPAPEPAELARRAAALRAELPGAGLPPERAEFVDVHLRALECSGRKFAGAEIGFVDEVRAYFDVEISPGDEALYREAHRQLDEVLPGDGPLIERITAHRRADEIPPERLRDCVAAFSGALRERVRERFPLPDSEHVTYEVVGDKPWSGFNYYNGGYHSTVAINSDLRQQMANLPHLIAHESYPGHHTEHCRKEAGLVAAGQDEQTLFLVNTPQCLMAEGLADLALKAVVGPGWGVWAQEIYADLGLRFDGERAEQLSQASAGLLGVRQDAALLLHDRHRDADEVAGFLERWALTTPERARQSLRFLSSPLWRAYISTYVEGYRLLGDWLDEAADPAARADRFRRLLDEPLTPGALRRELAPA, from the coding sequence ATGGAAGCGCATCCGCTCGTCACCGAGTACCTGCGGCTCGGCCTCGCCTTCGACCGCATCGAAGAGGGCTTCGTCGATGCCTTCACCGGCGACCCGGAGCTGCGCCGGGCGGTCCGGGACGCGCCCGCGCCGGAGCCCGCCGAGCTGGCCCGCAGGGCCGCCGCGCTGCGCGCCGAGCTGCCCGGCGCCGGACTGCCGCCGGAGCGGGCCGAATTCGTCGACGTGCACCTGCGCGCGCTGGAGTGCTCAGGGCGCAAGTTCGCCGGCGCCGAGATCGGCTTCGTGGACGAGGTGCGCGCCTACTTCGACGTCGAGATCTCCCCCGGCGACGAGGCGCTCTACCGCGAGGCGCACCGGCAGCTGGACGAGGTGCTGCCCGGCGACGGCCCGCTGATCGAGCGGATCACCGCGCACCGCAGGGCCGACGAGATCCCGCCGGAGCGGCTGCGCGACTGCGTGGCGGCCTTCTCCGGCGCGCTGCGCGAGCGGGTGCGCGAGCGCTTCCCGCTGCCGGACAGCGAGCACGTCACCTACGAGGTGGTCGGCGACAAGCCGTGGTCCGGCTTCAACTACTACAACGGCGGCTACCACTCCACCGTCGCGATCAACTCCGACCTGCGCCAGCAGATGGCGAACCTGCCGCACCTGATCGCGCACGAGTCCTACCCCGGGCACCACACCGAGCACTGCCGCAAGGAGGCCGGGCTGGTCGCCGCCGGGCAGGACGAGCAGACGCTCTTCCTGGTCAACACCCCGCAGTGCCTGATGGCCGAGGGCCTCGCCGACCTGGCGCTGAAGGCCGTCGTCGGCCCCGGCTGGGGCGTGTGGGCGCAGGAGATCTACGCCGACCTCGGGCTGCGCTTCGACGGCGAGCGCGCCGAGCAGCTGTCGCAGGCATCGGCCGGGCTGCTCGGGGTGCGGCAGGACGCCGCGCTGCTGCTGCACGACCGGCACCGGGACGCCGACGAGGTGGCCGGGTTCCTGGAGCGCTGGGCGCTCACCACCCCGGAGCGCGCGCGGCAGTCGCTGCGCTTCCTCTCCTCGCCGCTCTGGCGCGCCTACATCAGCACCTACGTCGAGGGCTACCGGCTGCTCGGCGACTGGCTGGACGAGGCCGCCGACCCCGCCGCGCGGGCCGACCGCTTCCGCCGCCTGCTGGACGAGCCGCTGACCCCCGGCGCGCTGCGCCGGGAGCTCGCCCCCGCCTGA
- the glyA gene encoding serine hydroxymethyltransferase, whose amino-acid sequence MTQTTASVNTQSLAELDPEVAAAVAGELARERDTLEMIASENFVPRAVLQAQGSVLTNKYAEGYPGRRYYGGCEHVDVIENLARERAKALFGADFANVQPHSGAQANAAVLHALLEPGDKLLGLDLAHGGHLTHGMRLNFSGKLYDVHSYGVSKEDHRIDMDEVRTIALESRPKVIVAGWSAYPRQQDFAAFRSIADEVGAYLWVDMAHFAGLVAAGLHPSPVPHADVVSSTVHKTLGGPRSGIILAKQEWAKKLNSAVFPGQQGGPLMHAVAAKAVAFKIAGTAEFKERQERTLSGAALLAERLTGADVAGKGISVLTGGTDVHLVLVDLRSSELDGQQGEDLLHEIGITVNRNAVPFDPRPPMVTSGLRIGTAALATRGFGDTEFTEVADIIATALAGGEPEPLRARVRKLAQDFPLYSGLEEWGLLG is encoded by the coding sequence GTGACGCAGACGACCGCTTCGGTGAACACCCAGTCCCTCGCAGAGCTCGACCCCGAGGTCGCGGCAGCGGTGGCGGGCGAACTCGCCCGCGAGCGCGACACCCTCGAGATGATCGCCTCGGAGAACTTCGTGCCGCGCGCGGTGCTGCAGGCGCAGGGCAGCGTGCTCACCAACAAGTACGCGGAGGGCTACCCCGGCCGCCGCTACTACGGCGGCTGCGAGCACGTCGACGTGATCGAGAACCTCGCCCGCGAGCGGGCCAAGGCGCTGTTCGGCGCCGATTTCGCCAATGTGCAGCCGCACTCCGGCGCGCAGGCCAACGCCGCGGTGCTGCACGCGCTGCTCGAGCCGGGCGACAAGCTGCTCGGCCTCGACCTGGCGCACGGCGGGCACCTCACGCACGGCATGCGGCTGAACTTCTCCGGCAAGCTCTACGACGTGCACTCCTACGGGGTGAGCAAGGAAGACCACCGGATCGACATGGACGAGGTGCGCACGATCGCGCTGGAGTCCAGGCCCAAGGTGATCGTGGCGGGTTGGTCGGCCTACCCCAGGCAGCAGGATTTCGCGGCCTTCCGCTCGATCGCGGACGAGGTCGGCGCGTACCTGTGGGTGGACATGGCGCACTTCGCCGGGCTGGTCGCGGCCGGGCTGCATCCCTCGCCGGTGCCGCACGCCGACGTCGTCTCCTCGACCGTGCACAAGACCCTCGGCGGCCCGCGCTCCGGGATCATCCTGGCCAAGCAGGAGTGGGCCAAGAAGCTGAACAGCGCGGTCTTCCCCGGCCAGCAGGGCGGGCCGCTCATGCACGCGGTCGCGGCCAAGGCGGTGGCCTTCAAGATCGCGGGCACCGCGGAGTTCAAGGAGCGCCAGGAGCGCACGCTCTCCGGCGCCGCGCTGCTCGCCGAGCGGCTGACCGGCGCCGACGTCGCGGGCAAGGGCATCAGCGTGCTCACCGGCGGCACCGACGTGCACCTGGTCCTGGTCGACCTGCGCAGCTCCGAGCTCGACGGCCAGCAGGGCGAGGACCTGCTGCACGAGATCGGGATCACGGTGAACCGCAACGCCGTCCCGTTCGACCCGCGCCCGCCGATGGTCACCTCCGGGCTGCGCATCGGCACCGCCGCGCTGGCCACCCGCGGCTTCGGCGACACCGAGTTCACCGAGGTCGCCGACATCATCGCCACCGCGCTCGCGGGCGGCGAACCCGAGCCGCTGCGGGCCAGGGTGCGCAAGCTCGCGCAGGACTTCCCGCTGTACTCCGGGCTGGAGGAGTGGGGCCTGCTCGGCTAG
- a CDS encoding DUF4245 domain-containing protein, giving the protein MPSSKPRILHDYRDLFFSLIPLVLIAVVFAGLASQCSFSATGPTQGRIPNFDVDAALGSDARTLPFPIRNPELPADWTPNSGSRETITGAGGGPISSVGYITGEGTYLRFSQSSATEEQLARFVLGSRYPTGTVEVDGTRWVVYSEPTEENAWVADLGAVRVLVTGAGNEAAFRTLAGAVTAAQPLQPPSR; this is encoded by the coding sequence GTGCCATCTTCGAAGCCACGCATTCTGCACGACTACAGGGATCTGTTCTTCTCGCTGATCCCGCTGGTGCTGATCGCCGTGGTCTTCGCCGGGCTGGCCAGCCAGTGCAGCTTCTCCGCCACCGGGCCCACCCAGGGGCGGATCCCGAATTTCGACGTCGACGCGGCGCTCGGCTCGGACGCCCGCACCCTGCCGTTCCCCATCCGCAACCCGGAGCTCCCGGCCGACTGGACGCCGAACTCGGGGAGCAGGGAGACCATCACCGGCGCGGGCGGCGGGCCGATCAGCTCCGTCGGATATATCACCGGGGAGGGCACCTACCTGCGGTTCTCGCAGAGCAGCGCCACCGAGGAGCAGCTGGCCCGTTTCGTCCTCGGCTCCCGCTACCCGACCGGGACGGTCGAGGTCGACGGGACGAGATGGGTGGTCTACAGCGAGCCGACCGAGGAGAACGCCTGGGTCGCCGACCTCGGCGCGGTCCGGGTGCTCGTCACCGGCGCCGGCAACGAGGCGGCCTTCCGCACCCTCGCGGGCGCCGTCACCGCCGCGCAGCCGCTGCAGCCGCCGTCCCGCTGA
- a CDS encoding limonene-1,2-epoxide hydrolase family protein, with the protein MADNLETTRNGGSAPQSLNGSSPGTQSVRTVRTFLEAMERGETDAAVELLHPDVVWKNTTLPDVRGARRVAGVLRGLERPALGFAVEVHHIAADGAVVLTDRTDVLRFGPVAIRFWVMGTFVLREGKIVLWHDHFSWENFLRGTVGGVFRAAFSRR; encoded by the coding sequence ATGGCCGACAACCTGGAGACCACCCGCAACGGCGGCTCGGCGCCGCAGTCGTTGAACGGCAGCAGCCCCGGCACGCAGTCGGTGCGCACCGTCCGCACCTTCCTGGAGGCGATGGAGCGCGGCGAGACCGACGCCGCCGTCGAGCTGCTGCACCCCGACGTGGTGTGGAAGAACACCACGCTGCCCGACGTGCGCGGCGCGCGCCGGGTCGCGGGCGTGCTGCGCGGGCTGGAGCGCCCGGCCCTCGGCTTCGCGGTCGAGGTGCACCACATCGCCGCGGACGGCGCGGTGGTGCTCACCGACCGGACCGACGTGCTGCGCTTCGGCCCGGTCGCCATCCGGTTCTGGGTGATGGGCACCTTCGTGCTCCGCGAGGGGAAGATCGTGCTCTGGCACGACCACTTCAGCTGGGAGAACTTCCTGCGCGGCACCGTCGGCGGCGTCTTCCGCGCGGCGTTCTCCCGCCGCTGA
- the xseA gene encoding exodeoxyribonuclease VII large subunit, whose product MTSSPANSAEQPWPVRTVSMKVAQWIDKLGSVWVEGQITQISLRPGTRTAFLVLRDPSADMSLAVTCDPELVRSAPVPLREGTRVVVYGKLQFYPARGSLSLRVLEIRAVGVGELLARIERLRALLDAEGLFDPRLKRPLPFLPGTVGLITGRGGAAEHDVLSVARNRWPAVRFEIRNTAVQGAAAVPQILKALAELDADPAVEVIVLARGGGSVEDLLPFSDEALCRAIVAATTPVVSAIGHEPDSPLSDYVADLRAATPTDAAKRIVPDAAAELAGVRELRERAAGALRGWVRREERALAQLRSRPVLADPLREVERRAEEAERLRGAARRCAEHRVSGERTTLRHLREKLVAVGPAATMARGYAVVQRVNGRERHVVRAVDEAPAGSQLRIRVADGAISAAALGTERTGGA is encoded by the coding sequence GTGACCTCCAGCCCGGCGAACTCCGCGGAGCAGCCGTGGCCGGTGCGCACCGTCTCGATGAAGGTCGCGCAGTGGATCGACAAGCTGGGCAGCGTCTGGGTCGAGGGGCAGATCACCCAGATCTCGCTGCGGCCGGGGACGCGGACCGCGTTCCTGGTGCTGCGCGACCCGTCGGCGGACATGTCGCTCGCGGTGACCTGCGATCCGGAGCTGGTGCGCTCGGCGCCGGTGCCGCTGCGCGAGGGCACCCGGGTGGTCGTCTACGGCAAGCTGCAGTTCTATCCGGCGCGCGGCAGTCTTTCGCTGCGGGTGCTGGAGATCCGCGCGGTCGGCGTCGGTGAGCTGCTGGCCCGGATCGAGCGGCTGCGCGCGCTGCTGGACGCGGAGGGGCTCTTCGACCCGCGGCTCAAGCGGCCGCTGCCCTTCCTGCCCGGCACCGTCGGGCTGATCACCGGGCGCGGCGGCGCCGCCGAGCACGACGTGCTGAGCGTCGCCAGGAATCGCTGGCCCGCGGTGCGGTTCGAGATCCGCAACACCGCGGTGCAGGGCGCGGCGGCGGTGCCGCAGATCCTGAAGGCGCTGGCCGAGCTGGATGCCGACCCCGCGGTCGAGGTGATCGTGCTCGCGCGCGGCGGTGGCAGCGTCGAGGACCTGCTCCCCTTCTCCGACGAGGCGCTGTGCCGTGCCATCGTCGCGGCCACGACGCCGGTGGTGAGCGCGATCGGGCACGAGCCGGACAGCCCGCTCAGCGACTACGTCGCCGACCTGCGCGCCGCCACCCCGACCGATGCCGCCAAGCGGATCGTGCCGGACGCCGCCGCCGAGCTCGCCGGGGTGCGCGAGCTGCGCGAGCGCGCCGCCGGGGCGCTGCGCGGCTGGGTGCGCCGCGAGGAGCGGGCGCTGGCGCAGCTGCGCTCGCGGCCGGTGCTCGCCGACCCGCTGCGCGAGGTCGAGCGGCGCGCCGAGGAGGCGGAGCGGCTGCGCGGCGCCGCGCGGCGGTGCGCGGAGCATCGGGTGAGCGGCGAGCGGACGACGCTGCGGCACCTGCGGGAGAAGCTGGTCGCGGTGGGTCCGGCTGCCACCATGGCGCGCGGCTACGCTGTCGTGCAGCGCGTCAACGGCCGGGAGCGGCACGTGGTGCGCGCCGTCGACGAGGCGCCGGCGGGCAGCCAGCTGCGCATCCGGGTGGCGGACGGCGCGATCAGCGCGGCCGCGCTGGGAACCGAGCGGACAGGAGGGGCGTGA
- the glpX gene encoding class II fructose-bisphosphatase: MTATSPAPSRREAPDRNLALELVRVTEAGAMAAGRWVGRGDKEGGDGAAVDAMRQLVSSVSMRGIVVIGEGEKDEAPMLYNGEAVGDGTGPDVDFAVDPIDGTTLMSKGSPGAISVLAVAERGAMFDPSAVFYMHKIAVGPEAAGVVDISVPISENIRRVAKSKGLQKSDLTVCILDRPRHSDLIEQVRDAGARIRLISDGDVAGAIAAARPDSGTDILVGIGGTPEGIIAAAAMRCMGGEIQAKLAPKDDEEKQKAVDAGHDLDRVLGTEDLVSGENVFFCATGVTDGDLLRGVRYFGGGASTHSIVMRSKSGTVRMIDAYHRLTKLREYSSVDFDGDENANPPQF; encoded by the coding sequence ATGACGGCAACTTCGCCCGCACCGAGCCGCCGTGAGGCACCCGACCGCAACCTCGCGCTGGAGCTGGTCCGCGTCACGGAGGCCGGTGCCATGGCCGCCGGCCGCTGGGTCGGCCGCGGGGACAAGGAGGGCGGCGACGGCGCGGCCGTCGACGCCATGCGCCAGCTGGTCAGCTCGGTGTCGATGCGCGGCATCGTGGTGATCGGCGAGGGCGAGAAGGACGAGGCGCCCATGCTCTACAACGGCGAGGCGGTCGGCGACGGCACCGGGCCGGACGTGGACTTCGCGGTCGACCCGATCGACGGGACCACGCTGATGTCGAAGGGCTCCCCCGGCGCGATCTCGGTGCTCGCGGTGGCCGAGCGCGGCGCCATGTTCGATCCATCCGCGGTGTTCTACATGCACAAGATCGCGGTGGGCCCCGAAGCGGCGGGCGTGGTGGACATCTCGGTGCCGATCTCGGAGAACATCCGCCGGGTGGCCAAGTCGAAGGGGCTGCAGAAGTCCGACCTCACCGTCTGCATCCTGGACCGCCCCCGGCACTCGGACCTGATCGAGCAGGTCCGGGACGCGGGCGCCCGGATCCGGCTGATCTCCGACGGCGACGTGGCCGGCGCCATCGCCGCGGCCCGCCCGGACTCCGGCACCGACATCCTGGTCGGGATCGGCGGCACCCCGGAGGGCATCATCGCGGCCGCCGCCATGCGCTGCATGGGCGGCGAGATCCAGGCCAAGCTGGCGCCGAAGGACGACGAGGAGAAGCAGAAGGCGGTCGACGCGGGCCACGACCTGGACCGCGTGCTCGGCACCGAGGATCTGGTCTCCGGCGAGAACGTCTTCTTCTGCGCCACCGGCGTCACCGACGGCGACCTGCTGCGCGGCGTCCGCTACTTCGGCGGCGGCGCCTCGACGCACTCCATCGTGATGCGCTCGAAGTCGGGCACGGTGCGCATGATCGACGCCTACCACCGGCTGACCAAGCTGCGCGAGTACTCCTCGGTCGATTTCGACGGCGACGAGAACGCCAACCCGCCGCAGTTCTGA
- a CDS encoding class II fumarate hydratase: MTEDTQYRIEHDTMGEVRVPVDALWRAQTQRAVENFPISGRGLERAQIRALGLLKAACATVNRELGLLDPAKAEAIVAAAGEIADGNHDDQFPIDVFQTGSGTSSNMNANEVIASIAANAGVTVHPNDDVNMSQSSNDTFPTAVHLAATEAIVTQLVPALDHLRLALQDKSTEWRTVVKSGRTHLMDAVPVTLGQEFGGYTRQIAAGIERVLGTLPRLGELPIGGTAVGTGLNAPADFGARVVAELRRRTDLEALREAEDHFEAQAARDGLVEASGALRTVAVSLTKIANDIRWMGSGPLTGLGELQLPDLQPGSSIMPGKVNPVLPEAVTQVAAQVIGNDATVAFSGASGAFELNVYIPVMARNLLESIRLLANVSRLFADRCVHGLVANTERLRTLAESSPSIVTPLNSAIGYEEAAAVAKEALKEGKTIRQTVIDRDLIGDKLSIEELDRRLDVLSMARVEEK; the protein is encoded by the coding sequence ATGACCGAGGACACGCAGTATCGGATCGAACACGACACCATGGGCGAGGTTCGCGTGCCCGTGGACGCGCTCTGGCGGGCGCAGACCCAGCGCGCGGTGGAGAACTTCCCGATCTCCGGCCGCGGCCTGGAGCGGGCGCAGATCCGGGCGCTCGGGCTGCTCAAGGCGGCCTGCGCCACGGTGAACAGGGAGCTCGGGCTGCTCGACCCGGCCAAGGCGGAGGCCATCGTGGCCGCCGCGGGCGAGATCGCGGACGGTAACCACGACGACCAGTTCCCGATCGACGTGTTCCAGACCGGCTCCGGCACCAGCTCGAACATGAACGCCAACGAGGTGATCGCCTCGATCGCGGCGAACGCGGGCGTCACGGTGCACCCGAACGACGACGTGAACATGTCGCAGTCCTCCAACGACACCTTCCCGACCGCGGTGCACCTGGCCGCCACCGAGGCGATCGTCACCCAGCTGGTGCCCGCGCTGGACCACCTGCGGCTGGCGCTGCAGGACAAGTCGACCGAGTGGCGCACGGTCGTGAAGTCGGGCCGCACGCACCTGATGGACGCGGTCCCGGTCACGCTCGGGCAGGAGTTCGGCGGCTACACCAGGCAGATCGCGGCCGGGATCGAACGGGTGCTCGGCACGCTGCCCCGGCTCGGCGAGCTGCCGATCGGCGGCACCGCCGTCGGCACCGGGCTGAACGCGCCCGCCGACTTCGGCGCCCGGGTCGTCGCCGAGCTGCGCCGCCGGACCGATCTGGAGGCGCTGCGCGAGGCCGAGGACCACTTCGAGGCGCAGGCGGCGCGGGACGGGCTGGTCGAGGCGTCGGGTGCGCTGCGCACCGTGGCGGTGAGCCTCACCAAGATCGCGAACGATATCCGCTGGATGGGGTCGGGGCCGCTCACCGGGCTCGGCGAGCTGCAACTGCCCGACCTGCAGCCGGGCAGCTCGATCATGCCGGGCAAGGTCAACCCGGTGCTGCCGGAGGCGGTCACCCAGGTGGCGGCGCAGGTGATCGGCAACGACGCGACGGTGGCGTTCTCCGGGGCGAGCGGCGCCTTCGAGCTGAACGTCTACATCCCGGTGATGGCGCGGAACCTGCTGGAGTCGATCCGGTTGCTGGCGAATGTCTCGCGGCTCTTCGCCGATCGCTGTGTGCACGGGCTGGTCGCCAACACCGAGCGGCTGCGCACGCTGGCGGAGTCCTCGCCCTCCATCGTGACCCCGCTGAACTCGGCGATCGGCTACGAGGAGGCGGCGGCGGTCGCGAAGGAGGCGCTCAAGGAGGGCAAGACGATCCGGCAGACGGTGATCGACCGGGACCTCATCGGCGACAAGCTCAGCATCGAGGAGCTGGACCGTCGGCTGGACGTGCTGTCGATGGCGCGGGTCGAGGAGAAGTAG
- a CDS encoding acyl-ACP desaturase yields MHTVLTDRELLDSLTDEVELNLHRHIQIADGWQPHDYVPWSDGRNFGFLGGEDWDPSQTTLGETAKLALTVSVLIADNLPSYHRELGKSLRSGPWWRWVGRWTAEENRHEIVIRNYLMITRSVDPVQLERLRMEHMTTGFRRPPLHLLDVLANGAFEEAAAAIRHRNTAALDENPIVTAIAERIARDDELQSEFFADLVSAAFDLAPDQTLRAVADRIADFRVPTVALPDGRNSDDVLAEAGIYRAADEGRLVFAPLLDRWKVFTRTDLGEAGEKARAELAHLKG; encoded by the coding sequence GTGCACACTGTGTTGACCGACCGCGAGTTGCTGGATTCGCTCACCGACGAGGTTGAGCTGAACCTGCATCGCCACATCCAGATCGCCGACGGCTGGCAGCCGCACGACTACGTCCCGTGGTCCGACGGCCGCAACTTCGGCTTCCTCGGCGGCGAGGACTGGGATCCGAGCCAGACCACGCTCGGCGAGACGGCCAAGCTGGCGCTCACGGTGAGCGTGCTGATCGCCGACAACCTCCCCTCGTACCACCGGGAGCTGGGCAAGTCGCTGCGCAGCGGGCCGTGGTGGCGCTGGGTCGGCCGCTGGACCGCGGAGGAGAACCGGCACGAGATCGTCATCCGCAATTACCTGATGATCACCCGCTCGGTGGACCCGGTGCAGCTGGAGCGGCTGCGCATGGAGCACATGACCACGGGTTTCCGGCGCCCCCCGCTGCACCTGCTCGACGTGCTGGCCAACGGGGCCTTCGAGGAGGCCGCCGCCGCCATCAGGCACCGCAACACCGCCGCGCTGGACGAGAACCCGATCGTCACCGCTATCGCCGAGCGCATCGCCCGCGACGACGAGCTGCAGTCCGAGTTCTTCGCCGACCTGGTCTCCGCCGCCTTCGACCTCGCGCCGGACCAGACGCTGCGCGCCGTCGCCGACCGGATCGCCGACTTCCGGGTGCCGACCGTCGCGCTGCCGGACGGCCGCAACAGCGACGACGTGCTGGCCGAGGCCGGTATCTACCGCGCCGCCGACGAGGGCAGGCTGGTCTTCGCCCCGCTGCTCGACCGCTGGAAGGTCTTCACCCGCACCGACCTCGGCGAGGCGGGCGAGAAGGCCCGCGCCGAGCTGGCGCACTTGAAGGGCTGA
- the coaA gene encoding type I pantothenate kinase — MARMGEPSPYVEFDRKQWRKLRKSTPLVLTEEELFGLRGLGEQIDLEEVAEVYLPLARLIHLQVAARQRLFAATATFLGETHPDSQVPFVIGVAGSVAVGKSTTARVLQALLARWDHHPRVDLVTTDGFLYPTAELIRRSIMHRKGFPESYDRRKLLRFVTEVKSGAAEVCAPVYSHVSYDIVPNEKHCVHQPDILIVEGLNVLQTGPRLMVSDLFDFSIYVDARIEDIENWYVQRFLTLRDGAFADPRAHFHHYSALTDEQAVVAARDIWNSTNRPNLVENILPTRPRATLVLRKDADHTINRLRLRKL; from the coding sequence GTGGCACGAATGGGCGAGCCGAGTCCGTATGTGGAATTCGACCGGAAACAATGGCGAAAACTCCGCAAATCGACTCCGCTGGTACTGACCGAGGAAGAACTGTTCGGGCTGCGCGGGCTCGGCGAACAGATCGATCTGGAAGAAGTGGCCGAGGTCTATCTGCCGCTCGCCCGGTTGATCCACCTCCAGGTGGCGGCCAGGCAAAGGCTTTTCGCGGCGACCGCGACCTTCCTCGGCGAAACGCACCCGGACAGCCAGGTGCCGTTCGTCATCGGGGTGGCGGGCAGCGTCGCGGTCGGCAAATCGACCACCGCGCGCGTGCTGCAGGCGCTGCTGGCGCGCTGGGACCACCACCCGCGGGTCGACCTGGTCACCACCGACGGGTTCCTCTACCCCACCGCCGAGCTGATCCGGCGGAGCATCATGCACCGCAAGGGCTTCCCGGAGAGCTACGACCGCCGCAAGCTGCTGCGATTCGTCACCGAGGTGAAGTCGGGCGCGGCCGAGGTCTGCGCGCCGGTGTACTCGCACGTCTCCTACGACATCGTGCCGAACGAGAAGCACTGTGTGCACCAGCCGGACATCCTGATCGTCGAGGGGCTGAACGTGCTGCAGACCGGGCCCCGGCTCATGGTCTCCGACCTTTTCGACTTCTCCATCTACGTGGACGCGCGGATCGAGGACATCGAGAATTGGTATGTGCAGCGGTTTCTCACGCTGCGCGACGGCGCCTTCGCGGATCCGCGCGCGCATTTCCACCATTACTCGGCGCTCACCGACGAACAGGCGGTGGTCGCGGCGCGCGACATCTGGAACTCGACCAACCGGCCGAATCTGGTGGAGAACATCCTGCCGACCCGCCCGCGCGCCACCCTGGTGCTGCGCAAGGACGCGGATCACACCATCAATAGGCTGCGTTTGCGGAAATTGTGA
- a CDS encoding exodeoxyribonuclease VII small subunit, giving the protein MPDRDAGNDIDDVAAFGYERARDELATVVKMLEQGGLDLDESLTLWERGEALANRCEEHLAGARERVENALARADLENEE; this is encoded by the coding sequence GTGCCGGACCGTGATGCCGGGAATGACATCGACGACGTTGCCGCATTCGGCTACGAGCGAGCCCGCGACGAGCTCGCCACCGTGGTGAAGATGCTCGAGCAGGGCGGGCTCGACCTGGACGAATCGCTCACGCTCTGGGAGCGCGGGGAGGCCCTGGCGAATCGCTGCGAGGAGCACCTCGCCGGTGCCCGCGAGCGCGTGGAGAACGCCCTCGCCCGCGCCGACCTGGAGAACGAGGAGTGA
- a CDS encoding PhoH family protein, with translation MTAARSVSAPASSVSPAKADSPRGEAVDGCKTFVIDTSVLLSDPWAFTRFGEHHAVLPLVVIGELESKRHHHELGWFAREALRNLDDLRLQHGRLDERLPIGTEGGTLQVELNHTDPALLPIGFRTDTNDARILACALNLAAEGARVVLVSKDIPLRVKASAVGLAAEEYHAQDVVTSGWSGMVELDVSGDRVDALYSEGSVDLEEARELPCHTGIRLLGPNSSALGRVTPDKRVQVVREREAFGLHGRSAEQRIALDLLLDESVGIVSLGGRAGTGKSALALTAGLEAVMERRTQRKVVVFRPLYAVGGQELGYLPGSESEKMGPWAQAVFDTLDGLASREVLEEVLSRGMLEVLPLTHIRGRSLHDSFVIVDEAQSLERNVLLTVLSRLGSGSRVVLTHDVAQRDNLRVGRHDGVAAVIEKLKGHPLFAHITLTRSERSPIAALVTEMLEEYGPNS, from the coding sequence GTGACTGCTGCACGCTCCGTTTCCGCTCCCGCGTCGTCCGTATCGCCGGCAAAAGCAGATTCCCCGCGAGGGGAAGCCGTGGACGGCTGCAAGACCTTCGTCATCGACACCTCCGTCCTGCTCTCCGATCCCTGGGCCTTCACCCGGTTCGGCGAGCACCACGCGGTCCTCCCGCTGGTGGTGATCGGTGAGCTCGAGTCCAAGCGGCACCACCACGAGCTGGGCTGGTTCGCCCGCGAGGCGCTGCGCAACCTGGACGATCTCCGGCTGCAGCACGGCAGGCTGGACGAGCGGCTGCCGATCGGCACCGAGGGCGGAACCCTCCAGGTGGAGCTGAACCACACCGACCCCGCGTTGCTCCCCATCGGCTTCCGCACCGACACCAACGACGCCCGCATCCTCGCCTGCGCGCTGAACCTCGCGGCCGAGGGGGCGCGGGTGGTGCTCGTGTCGAAGGACATCCCGCTGCGGGTCAAGGCCTCCGCGGTGGGGTTGGCGGCGGAGGAGTACCACGCCCAGGACGTGGTGACCTCGGGCTGGTCCGGGATGGTCGAGCTGGACGTCTCCGGCGACCGGGTGGACGCGCTGTACTCGGAGGGCTCGGTCGACCTGGAGGAGGCGCGGGAGCTGCCCTGCCACACCGGCATCCGGCTGCTCGGGCCGAACTCCAGCGCGCTGGGCCGGGTCACGCCGGACAAGCGGGTGCAGGTGGTGCGCGAGCGCGAGGCGTTCGGGCTGCACGGCCGCTCCGCGGAGCAGCGCATCGCGCTGGATCTGCTGCTGGACGAGAGTGTGGGCATCGTCTCGCTCGGCGGCCGCGCGGGCACCGGCAAGTCGGCGCTGGCGCTGACCGCCGGGCTGGAGGCCGTGATGGAGCGGCGGACGCAGCGCAAGGTGGTGGTGTTCCGGCCGCTGTACGCGGTGGGCGGCCAGGAGCTCGGCTACCTGCCTGGCAGCGAGAGCGAGAAGATGGGGCCGTGGGCGCAGGCCGTCTTCGACACCCTCGACGGGCTGGCCAGCCGGGAGGTGCTGGAGGAGGTGCTGAGCCGGGGCATGCTGGAGGTCCTCCCGCTCACCCACATCCGCGGCCGCTCGCTGCACGACTCCTTCGTGATCGTGGACGAGGCGCAGTCGCTGGAGCGCAACGTCCTGCTCACGGTGCTCAGCCGGCTCGGCAGCGGTTCCCGGGTGGTGCTCACCCACGATGTGGCGCAGCGCGACAACCTGCGGGTCGGCAGGCACGACGGCGTCGCGGCGGTGATCGAGAAGCTGAAGGGGCACCCGCTCTTCGCGCACATCACGCTGACCCGCAGCGAGCGCTCGCCGATCGCGGCGCTGGTCACCGAGATGCTGGAGGAGTACGGGCCGAATTCCTGA